In Lolium rigidum isolate FL_2022 chromosome 7, APGP_CSIRO_Lrig_0.1, whole genome shotgun sequence, the DNA window AATGAATTGTAGTTGTGAACACCGTAGTAAGATGGTGAAATGGGTTAGCTGAATCAGAACTTTTCAGCCTAGATATAATCTTAAATGTCAAATTTCCAACCCAGATTTAAGCCTTGCTTGTTTTCTATAACCTTAGGAATGGAATGAGTTTTGTCACACTTGCCTTCAAGTCCGAGCATTTCGTAGATGATGCCCTTGTAGTCACACCATAAGTGCTAGTGCTCCTACTAAAACAGGGATACCTTGATATCAGTTAGTCAAGGGCCTTGCCCAATAGAGAATTTCATTTTTGCTCGAACCGGATGATGATAAATTCTCATGTCCAGTTCTTTTAGGAGATGGATCCTAAAGTGTTCACCTATCCTAATAAGAGTACTGTTACAGATATGCCAAGAAGCCAACTTGCCTCTTTTCCTTTGTCAAGTACTGAGAATGGGATGTAAGTCACATAATCAACTATACTACACCACCATCAATTTCATTTCTTACCAACAATATATAAGATCATTAACTATATGCACAAGATATTTCTTTTGACATGTCAATGTAATATAACAAAGGAGTAAACATTACAATGACATGAATGATGGGTAGAAATAATTATGCCTGGCACGGGACAATGGGAGATCACTGGTACCACGTTTTGTAGTGAGGGTACTGGACTAACCCAAATCCTATCCAGAATCATAAATTCCAAGCCCATTCAGCCCGTGAAGATCCCGCGCGTACGGGCCAGGCTGACAAGTAGAAATTAACAATGATATCATGCATGTCAGTTTCAACCAAAGTAATGCAAAAAAAAGTTATTTCCCACGTTCCAAAATTCTTGTCTTGgttttatttaaatttaaaacagATCACTACCAGGAAATATCTACAAAAAAATGACATGAAAGGGTATAAACAGTTAGACCTTGACGATTTACTCTTATAACTACATCATATTACAACAAACCCAGAGCACAAGGGCGAGCGAGTATGCAAGAGCAATAGGAGAGAGGAAAAATGAACTGCATGGCAATGGatggccctttaacagaaaaagAGTTATTACAGGAGCAGAACATGTCCTTTCTGCAATTTATACATGAGTAAGTCCTTTTCAGCTCTACAGTTTTTTCTCCCGGCGTCTCATTCCTGGCACTACCGCTGCTTTGACGAACCATTTGGAGGAGATTTCCCCAGAACATTCAAAGCCTTCATCCGGTGTAGCTCCTTACCTGCGACATAGTGTTAGTGCATGACACACGATGTGATTTCTTGAAATGGATTCGATAACAAAATTTCGCTATGGTAAATATATGACAAAGTGGGCCACAACAAAGATGATATTTAGAtggcaaatgcatgccaaataGATTCACACTGGATATCACTCGAGAATTCTAGCATTGAGATTGCAGTAAAGTGCACTCCGCATATGCTTATTCAAGTTTTGCAGCTTGTAGAAAACCCTTAGTGCTGACTGCCAACACGTTAATACTGTAATTTGTGGCACTGAGATTCCAGGAAACTACATATATGCGAATCAAAGTGAAGGCATGTTTTTCAGGCAGAGTGATTGCGCATCAGCTCAATGTTCAAATGATGGATCAAACGGCTACCTAGTTGGCATGCAAGGACATTAGATACATCTTACATCGTAGCTCTGGCACTTGTGAAAACCCTTAGTTCTGGTTATTGACATACTAATACTGTAATTTCAGAGTTGTCATTATTTCGGccgtatgcatcatcttgatgcagaggctggggaaacccatttcgaaaaaaagagtTGTCATTATATTTGTGCTTAGCATAGGCCATAATGAGGTGTTAGGTTAGGCAATACAGTGTGCACACTGCACTGCAATAGACAAAGAATGAATGATTACAGTGCATCAGATGCTACAGATAGCAACAAAGTTACCACCATATCAAGCAATTGAAATTTTGTGGCAGAAATATGCAACATGAGAAACAGTCCAATAAAAGCAAAATATGGCAAGTGGTGTATCACCTTCCGCCACTAGGAGGTGTATTGCCCTTTTCTCCAGCTCAATTGCATGCATGCTTCGACCAGTCGCTGAGAGCGATCTAAGCACTATAATCAGGGGACCAAGTCAATAATGTGAGTGGGAAAATGCAATGTACAAGTAAACTATGGTGCCAGAAAAATGTCTTACTTCGCATGTAACCCTCCTGGGATGACCGATCACAGTTCTCCAAGTATGTCTGCAATCGATTATATCTCTCGCTCCAGTACGAATTTTGGTTGCTTGAGCTATGGATATCACCTTGAACGGCGGTACCAGGAGTAGCTGGTGGCTCATTAGCAGAAGCAACATAAGGTTCATATTCCTCAGGTATAGCATTTGCTTTTTCAGGAGATTCAGATGGTAATATCCCTACAGATTTGGCAATGGGAGATTCAGATGGTACTATCCCTACAGATTCAGATGGTACTATCCCTACAGATTTGGCAATGGGAGATGCCATTTCAGATGGCACTAAACCCCCAGAATCAGCAACAGAAGGTGCCACTTGTGGTGTATTGACCTGATCATTAAGCACCTTTAGCTCCTCCTCTTTTGTTCCAGCTTCAGCAATAGCAGGTGCCACATCTGGCTTATTGACCTGATCATGTTGCACCATTTGCCGTTCATCCTCTTTTATTCCTGATTCAACAATAGGAGGTGCCACTTCTGGCTGATTGACCTGGTCATGTTGCACCTTTTGCCACCCCTCCTCTTTTATTCCAGATTCAGCAATTAAAGGTTGCACTTCCAGTGCTACTTCTGGCTGATTGATCTGATCATGCTGCACCTTTTGTTGTCCCTCCTCCTTTATTCCAGATTCAGCAATTAGAGGTGGCACTTCCGGCTTATTGACCTGGTCATGTTGCACTATTTGCTGTTCCTCCAGCTCTTTTATTCCAGATTCAGCAGTAGGGGGTGGCATTTCGGGCTTACTGGCCTGATCATGTTGCACCTGACGTTCTTCTTGCTCTCGCCGTTTCTCGCTTCCATTATCCTTCAACTCTTGAGAAGAGTTTATTTTACTATGTTCAGTTTCCATATTTTGCTGTTCCTCCAGCTCTTTTATTCCAGATTCAGCAGTAGGGGGTGGCATTTCTGGCTTACTGGCGTGATCATGTTGCACCTGCTGTTCTTCTTGCTCTCGCGGTTTCCCGCTTCCATTATCCTTCAACTCTTGAGAAGAGTTCATTTTACTATGTTCAGTTTCCATATTTAGCTGTTCCTTCTGctcttttgttttctctattCCTTTACCCTTCAACTCTTGAGAAGAGTTATCTTTACTATGTTTGCTTTCGacatttttcaggtcctgctgctcTTTTGTTTTGTCTCTTCCATTACCCTTCAACTCCTGAGAGGAGCTAAGTTTACTATGTTCAGACTCCACTTTTCGTCGGACATAAACATTATGGTAAACAGGGCCTGAAGGAGCATCAGTATGCAGCCGTTTTGTGCCCACAACCTTTACTGAATCTTCAGCAGGACCTTTATCCTTTGGCAGCATAGAAGTGCCTTGAGACATATTTACGACGTTTGTACCTTTGTTTAGCAGCTCAGGTAATGATGCTATTTTCACCGAGAATGTTAATTGCTTGTCACTGGATGGCATGGCTCCTCCAAGAATTTTCTACATTATAATCATCAATGTTGATAGAACCTGCAATACATGAAATGCTTTCCATCAGTAACATGAACATGGACCACAAAAGATAATTAGCAAAAGAAACAACAGTTCAAAAAATAGCAGGAAAAGAATAACACTTCAGCGTTATTGTTCAGTGATGTAGCATCTGTGGTTCAGAGTTCAGACCTTTGTCTCTAGTTTATTGCAGCTTTATCAAATCGAAACAGGCATTTCGGCTGGACCTTCATGAGAAAATGCTGGATCACTATATGGAACAACGCTCTACTATTTATTTGAAAGGAAAATATACATTATAAAACAATAAAGCAAAGTCTACCATAGGATCTATAAAGCATAGATTGCATGGTTTAGTTTTTTACCAAATCCAAGACAAGATAACTGTAGTGCTCAAGAAAGCAGGTGGTACCCTTTTTTATAGAACGTACAAAAAGCATTTGCACACCTTTGCAGCAAGTGACCATTCTGTCAGCACGAATACAGAACATACAAGCGAAAAGGGAGAACACACAACACATCTGCTAGACGCTACTCCTAACAGCGACTCACTGACGAGAGCTACGGTGGCAGCCTTGTCCCAACATCAGCACACATCCAACATACTCAAGCGAAAGTGAGCAACACATAACACAGCTACTAGACCCTACTCCTCACAGTGGCTTAACTTAATTCACGCAACCTGCGGTGGTAGCCCTGTCTCCACCACTTCCCCTCTACTATGATACCATCTGTTACAGCTAGAAAATCATGGCTGTCATCTTGGAAAACTGTACTATCTATTTCTTTCCACACTGGCCATACATGTAGCACCACTATGGAGCCAAACTTGTAAATGCACATTTTGCTTCTCAGTCAAGTAGATTTGCATCGGACTATGGCTAACAATGATTAGCGGAAGAAACAATTTCCAGACATGGGGCATCTGACTTGACcagcaaaaaataaaaataaaaaagaaatgttTCCGGTGCTATAGTAAAAGAAGGTAGGACAATGACACATACGGTGAATAGGCGGTTCAGGGGCCAGTATATTAACTATTATGAATATAATTAATCTATTTGTAACCAATTAACCATCTGAAAACTCTAACTGGCATTAGGCAAGACCTCTTCTTGAATCATCGGATCGCCACAAACTAAAAATTTCCGGACACTCATGTTTTAATGCTTAGTGTATATTCACTTATCAGTTCCTTCGAAGATGAATGACAAAGGAAACTGAAAATCTGATGCATGACCACCCCCATCGGACAACCTTTGAAACGACAGATCATTAGTCAATTCACATGCAGTTTCAATCAGGTGTTACAAATTAAAATCAAACTTCGAATattatttttataaaaaaatattagAAGCTACAAATCATGATCACACAAATGTACTTGTAAATACAGATCCTATGGTAGTATGGCaggaccttagagtcaaactaatTATTGGTCAGACCTCACGTAGTTTGACTTCAAAATGCGCATGATAATGCAGTCACATTGTTTAGAAATTAACCAAAAGGACACAAACAACTCCAGATAGAATCTAGTTCACATGTTTTATAAGATACTGTCCGTATACAAATATAGTTTTACTTCATTTCAAGCAACATAATAGATCAATCTTTTTCGCGTACGAAAACTAGAGAATATTGACTTATATTAAGTAAAAACAAAATCAGACAACTCTAAGTATTGGTATTAGGTCTAACAAAATAACTGATACAATAAATATTATATCTAATGAAAAATAAACAACCTCATTTATAAATCTAGTGCAGACTGCAGTAAAGTATGCAAAATTAATCATTGTGATTTTATTAACACTGAACAGCAAAGACCAAACGCGGTAGTACTAGAAATGTCATACTTTTTATGTTGAAATGCCATATCGTATGAATTTCAAATATAAAGCATACGAGGTTATAAGCCAGCATATAACTTCATCAATTTTTGCCCATAAGCTGAGTTATGAGTTATCCTTTATTTCAGAACAATAGCAAAGGCAGCAAAGAAGGACCAAATGGGTAGTACTAGAAATTTTAGGTCTTCAGTCTTCTCATGATTTCTTCTATTCAATTGAAGGTACTTTCATGATATTCCCAAACTAGGAAAAACATTATTTTAGTTTTCTTGAGATATCAATGATGTATGCACAATAAATTACGTCCACTATAAATCACAGACCAAGTCGGAATCCCCATTTTCATCTAATTACCTAGGACAAGTACTACCAATAATCGCATAGATTCACGTCTACAACTAATTAGGTCAAAACATAAAATCGGATTATATCACAACTGTTGAATAATAAAATGGAGATAGGCGGGAAAGTTCCATCTTTTCTTTGAACTTAAATGATTTGATCATATCCCATCGACTCATTCCATATCCCCTGTGTCAGCTACCACAAAAAAATTGCAGCTCATGCACATTCACAAACAATCATCAAAGGAGGGAAACACCAAGGTAGATTTTAATGATCAAATGCTAATTCGACGCTGACATGGAACACGTAGTACTTTAAGAAAACGCATGATCTGTTCTCTTGGATTTAAGATAATTTCTTGATATTCCCAAGCCAGGCAAAACAAGAAATTACTTTTCTCGAAACATCGATACTGTACGCACAATGAATCACCTCCACTATAAATCACAGACCAATCAGTTGTGTAAGTGTGAAATCACCATCTTTATTTAATTACCTATGGCAGGTGCTACCAAAAATGGCACATGTTCACAACCAGAAACAATTAGGTCGACCCACAGAAGCAGACTATATCATACAATGAttgaacaataaaatggagatggCCAGGGAAATACCGTCTTTTTTTTAACTTAACTGATAATATCATATCATACGACATAGACTCATCCCATCTCCCTTATGAAAGCTACCACCCCAAAAATGGCAATCTCTTTCACATTCAAAAGCAATTAAGTAGGATAAACAAAGGCCGGCAAACACCAAGGATGATTGTAACAGTTGAATAGCTAATTTGACGCTGGCATCTATGATGTATCACATGGTAAGGGACTTCAATAAATACTTCCTAGTTTGCATTTTGCAAGGGATTAAATCTGGAGTTAACCTAACTTCTCTCATTTACTTATCTCCATTACCAGCTGACAATTCAATAGCTCAGTTCTAGGGCACCAGGCGTAGAAGAAAACAAAGCTGGTAATGATTTTAATTGGCACTTGAAGAGATAGCAAAATGTATGTGCACAATAAAAACCTAACAAAAAAACAGCATTATGCAGGAATTCTTGTTAAATCATCAAAAATCTAAGTATATCGCTTTGTAACCATGAAAACTCTAATCTTCATTATGCAAAAAATCTTGTTAAACAATTACATCACTTCGACCTAAAAAAATATCCCAGGGATTCATTTAATTCACTTGTCAGTTCATTTATACACAAATATCATGTCCAAAATGACAACAGAAAACATGTTAACTGAAAAGGCAACGAATGAACACCTCCGCAGGACTAGCCTTTGAAATGATGGCTCATTAGTTACTAAACATATAGTAATGAGTCTATTCAATAATGATGTTGCAAATTAAAATCAAGCTTTGCCAGTTAACATTTGTACAGTGTATTGTTAGTAGCTACCTACAAATGATCACACAAAAGATCTTCAAATACAGTAAGGCAGTATGATACCACCTTAGTGTTACTGAACCATAAGTGTTTCAAATACGGTATGGTAATAAGTATTAAATCTAATCAAACTGAGCAAAAAAAATCTGATCAAATTGAGCAACCAGGTTTATATGTACGTAGTGCAGACAGCAGTACACTATGCAAAACTAATCACAGTAATCTTGTTAACACTGAACAGTGGGTTTTTTAGTCTTCATTTATGTTGAAATGCCATGTTGTGTGATTTCAAGTATAGAGCATGGCAGTTTAAATGTAGGCATCTAGCATAACAGAATCATAACCTCAGCAAAAAAATTACCCAGGCTGAGCTATCCTATAATTATATCCTAATGATATCAAAAGCAGCACAGAAGGACTTAGTACAGTACTACTACAACATGTTAGGTCTTCAGTCTTGTCATGCCCTTTTCTCTTGAATTGAAGATCTTTTCATGAGATTCCCAAACTAAGCATAACATTAAATTACTTTTCTTGAAACATCAGTGCTGCACGCGCAGTGAATTACCACTAGTATATTGATAAACTAGATGGTGCTATAAGTGTGAAATCCCCATTTTCATATAATTACCTCTGCTAGCTGACTGAAAACGGTTCACATCCACAAACAATTAGGCCAATACACGGAAACAGACTATATCATAAACGATCAAGTGAAAAAGATCAAGATAGGCAGGAAAATCCCGTCTTTTATGAACTGGACTGGTCATTTAATATCCCATCGACTCACCCCCAAATCCATCACGATAGCTACCGCCTAAAATGGAAGCTCGTGCACATTCACAAATATCAAATAGGACAAATAGCAAGGCTGACTGTAACGATTGCATTTCTAGTTTAATGCTGACATGGCTCGCATGGTGCTTTAAGAAAACCTTGCCAGTTCCCAAGGGATTAAATCATAAACGATTGAACCATAAAATGGAGATGAGAGGTAAAATCCCATCTTTCTAAAATGAACTGATGATATCATACCCCATCATCTCATCCCACATCCCTTATATCGGATACACTATAATACTAGGTCGTTCATATTCACAAACAATTAAGTGGGGTGACCAAATGTCAGCAACCACCCAAAATAGTGGTAGGTCTTAATTATTTACTATCAAACTGGATCTTACATCGATCACGTGGCGCTTCAATAAGAGAACTTTCCTAGTTTCAAAGGGTTAAATCTGCAGTTAACCTAAATTTCCCCCAATTTACTTGTTTCCATTAGCAGCTGAGAATTGAAGAGTCCAGTTCTAGGGAAATAAATAAAGCTCGGTAGTAGTAATGTCGACTGGCGCTTGGAGAGGGATACTAGCAAATTGTATTCACACAGTAAAACCTAACAAAAAAAGGCAAATTTTATCCGATTGCTT includes these proteins:
- the LOC124673276 gene encoding cilia- and flagella-associated protein 251-like gives rise to the protein MPSSDKQLTFSVKIASLPELLNKGTNVVNMSQGTSMLPKDKGPAEDSVKVVGTKRLHTDAPSGPVYHNVYVRRKVESEHSKLSSSQELKGNGRDKTKEQQDLKNVESKHSKDNSSQELKGKGIEKTKEQKEQLNMETEHSKMNSSQELKDNGSGKPREQEEQQVQHDHASKPEMPPPTAESGIKELEEQQNMETEHSKINSSQELKDNGSEKRREQEERQVQHDQASKPEMPPPTAESGIKELEEQQIVQHDQVNKPEVPPLIAESGIKEEGQQKVQHDQINQPEVALEVQPLIAESGIKEEGWQKVQHDQVNQPEVAPPIVESGIKEDERQMVQHDQVNKPDVAPAIAEAGTKEEELKVLNDQVNTPQVAPSVADSGGLVPSEMASPIAKSVGIVPSESVGIVPSESPIAKSVGILPSESPEKANAIPEEYEPYVASANEPPATPGTAVQGDIHSSSNQNSYWSERYNRLQTYLENCDRSSQEGYMRMLRSLSATGRSMHAIELEKRAIHLLVAEGKELHRMKALNVLGKSPPNGSSKQR